The window TATAACTTTGAAACCCCTCGTAAAATCTCTTCTTGCTTGTGTTGCATTTGAACAAAGTGAGGAAAGGATAGACTCTATAAGTGATTATAGGAGATATTGGGAGAGAAAGATTTCTATCGAAAGATCGACAGCTTTTTTCATTCAAGAAAGTTTCAAGAATAGGATCCTTAATAGTTACAAAAACATTCTGTCTTTCAAGAACTTGATACTTCACTCCTTCTAATTCAATCATGGGATGTGGAGTAGTATCACAATCAACTTTGCATAATCCGCAATCAggttgagttggtttgtagaaaGGAAAGCCTAGAATTGAAGTTCCACACTGGAATTCTTCGGGACAGTTTGAATAGGGTGTGTTCTGTCCTTGAATTGAATCGAAACAACTAAGATGAAGCAAAATGAAGATGAATAACCAAGAATGTAAATCCATTAGGACCCCTTTtgtttaaaataggaaaaaacgTCAGCAGAAGCAACAGATATAAGTATGTGTTTAGTATTTAGCTAGGCGTAATACGCGCACGCATTCCAACTTTGAGAGTGCACATCTAAGCGACTCCAATTCGTCTCCATAGATTTTGGAGTCGTGGACACCTGACGCCGACGTGACACAGATTTTGCATTCTCTAAGTTGGAATGTTCAATTGACACAATGGTGACGAGTTGAGGTGTTTAGATGTGCATGCTCAAAATTGACGTGTTTGTAACTAGCAACAAAGGACTTCTTTTGTTTAAAATAGGGAAAAACATCAACAGCAGTAACAGACTACAAGTATGTGTCTAGTATTTAGGCGTAATACACGCAAGCATTCCAACTTTGAGAGTGCACATCTAAGCGGTTTCAATTCGTCCCCATTGTGTCTCATGGACACCTGATGCTGACGTGACATAGATTTTGGATGTGTCTAGATGATCATTCTGTAAGTTGGAGAGGTGTGCGTACTCGGTGGTCAAGGGATATTTTCACTTCTATCATTTTCGAGTCGTCATTGAAAAGTCTATGCCTTCAAATATAAGGCAACTTGTTAGGACTTCCATTGTTACGTAGAATTCCTTTTTGCACATGTTTGAATTCTAGATTGTTATTGGATTTGGAAATTTCTTAGAAAGCAAAATTAATCAAAAGAATATGAGTCAATCTTCCAAGTCCTCAACTTTCTCCGTAAACAAAAGGACAACCCGGTGCACTAAGTTCTCGCTGTGTGTGGGGTTTACTGTACGCAACCTTACCAAAATGATCATTATTGTAGAAGACACAAGTCTATGTTCATTCTTGTAACATTTTCTTCAAGTTAGAGCATAGATTTTTATCATGCACAACCTGTTGTTAGTAGAAGAGCTTTGTCTCGTTTATTCTTCCATACTAGTAGTCGTAACATTGCCCTCGTAGTTTCTTGTCTTTCTATTTCTGTTACTATTTGTTTCTCATATTATTTGTTGTAGTTACTGCTTTCTATAATATTTTGCCGTGACTTCTTCACTTCGGTTATTTCCATGccatttttctttctaatttcaTGACCGAGAGTCTATGGCAAACACCCTCTCTACATCCAAGTCAGGGTAAGATTTGTACGCTCTACCCTCCCTAAACCCACTATGTGGGATAACGCTGGGTATTGCCGTTATTGTTGTTAATGTTTAATAGGTATGCATTTGTTAATATTGGAGCGTCTAATAAGTACAGGTCTAAGTTGAGATGTTTTAAGTGAATTATTTGGACAACTTTAAGGAGTCATCAATGACTTAAGACAATTTGTTTAATTGGATATGTTAATAGTTTGGTAAAATATGTTAATAGTTTGGTGATTTGAGATTGATTTTGATGGATGCTTGGAAGTTTGAATTGTTTTTGCTAGATATTTGGACTTTGGAGTATAAATTGTTATACGTGTTATAGTTGTGATTTGTGATTTGTTTGTTGATTGATACTTAAAATGACAAGTTGATGTGGAAGCCATAAATATTGACTTTCTAATGTAAtgcaatatcttgattttttaCTCGTcaaaagaacaacaataatatattcagtataaaCTCACAAATAAAGTATACAGACTAATATTTTTATACACAAGTTCTACTCATACACAAGTGTTGTTTGATGtacaaaataaattgatttaacttcttgtttataaaaaagaaaattgttgCAAAGTTTTTGAAGAAACTTGCTAATTATTTGTTTGCAAGTTAATTTATAAAACTATAGTAATATGAAATGGACATCCTCAATTCACTGTAttcataaaagaaataaaattttaaaatcttaagtTTATTCTCCTTACTTATTCATTCTCATTAAAAATTCTCTTTCGAAAACAATTCTCTCTATCTCTCCGAGATAATATTAAGGTTTGCGTACGCTTACCCTCTGAGACCTCACTTGCGAGAGTTTACAGAGTATGCTGTTATTGTTATTGTaaataaatcacaaaaaaaactTATGATACTAAATATGTcataaaatttgtataaccatAACGTTTTTCTATTGAAACTTGCGATTTTAAAATATCATCAGATTGGTTTGTTTATAGAATTTTCTTACTAAGGATAAATGAGAAGCATTAAATTATTCACATaaattaataacaataataaaccTAGTGAAATTTCATAAGTGATATCAGGGAAGAGTAGAGTATATGCAAACCTTATCATTATCTcgtaaaaatagagaaattatttTCGAAAAAATCTCGACCCAGATGTAATCTATATTAAAATGAGTATAAAACCATCACAcacaaaataaaaagtaaaaaaagaaaatcataattcataacACTTGTGACCACACATTTTTGTCCCCTCTATCCAAACACATATGTGGTCAGAAATTAACTGtcaatcaaacatatatataactGGAAAAATAACCACTATTCTAACATTATTAATTTTTACCACAATTTTCAACTCAACTAACTTTAACTAAATTAACTCAAACTTCTTGCACTTTCCACTATGCATTCTATACATTTCCATTTCACAATTACACCAAAAAACTATGATAACAAAAATAGCGCagttcggtgcactaaagctttcGCCATGCATAGAGTCCGGGGGAGTATCGGACCAGAATGGTCTGTCGTACGCAGTCTTACTTTACATTTCTACAAGGGGTGGTTTCCACGACTTGAATGCGTGGCCTCCGGGTCAATTGACAACAACTTTACTGGTTACTCCAGGACTGTTAGTAGAAACTATTATTACAAAAAAGGGGGAGGAGGTGATCATACATTACGCGAAGATGGAGATGGAgatggtgttgttgttggtgcAATGGGAATTGGTGTAGAGAAAAAAGTAAGATGTGAAGTGGAAGTTGTTTCatggagagaaagaaagattAAAGCTGAGATATTTGTGAATGCTGATGTTGATTCTGTTTGGAATGCTCTTACTGATTATGAAAGGCTTGCTGATTTTGTTCCAAATCTTGTTAGCAGGTATAATAGTAATCAGTAATGTATTGTTACTTTTCTACTTTTGCTAATATAAGATAGGTacttttttgtttatttgaatAGCATTGTGATTGGGTAGTTTGTGTATACCTCGACTAATTTTATGGGAATATGGTAGTGTGGGCTATGGGTTCGATATGGAGTTACTACCATATGACCAAGAAGTCACGAGTTCAAGTCGGGGGTGGGTgggagtaactagtaaagttgctgctgccatgtgaccaagaggtcacgaGTTTAagtcgggggggggggggtaactAATAAAGTtattgttgccatgtgaccaagaGATCGCGAGTTCAAGGCGGGGGgttggagtaactgataaagttgttgccatgtgaccaggaggtcatgagttcaagccgtggaaacagaCTTTTGCAGATATGCAGGATAAGACTGAGTACAATGTAGACCCTTGTGATCTGGCCTTTTCCCGGATACCATAGTGGGCGCTTTAGTGCACTTGGCTGTCGTCTAAGTACAAATTAATAATTTAGAATCTAGTAACTTAAAAAGATTAGAATTCATAACCCATTGGCTTTggttggagtaactggtaaagttgctaccatgtaaccaggaggtcacgagttcTAGTCGTGGAAACACTCTTGCAGAAGTTCAGGATAAGACTGTGTACAGTATAGACCCTTGTGGCCTGGCCGGGTAGTGCACTGGGCTGCCGTTTAAGTACAAATTATTAATTTAGAATCTAGTAACTTAAAAAGATTAGAATTCAAAATCGATAGATGTCAAATCCTAGCCCTGCCTCTATCTATACATATGTGTTACCTCCCACAGTACTATATAATCTGTCCACAGGAGGAACCACGTAGGCTGAGGGGGTCATCCGAACCCTCTtcggtaaaaaaaaatataccatTTATGCATGATTAGTTTTGAACATCCTTAATCAAAATCTTGGTTCCGCCACTGATTCTATCCACCAAGGACTTGGGACAAATAGGAAGAAATCACCTCATAGTTTTGCCTCCGCTGGAATTTGAAACTTGAGGTATCACGGTTCCTAGTCCACTTTATTGACCGCGACATGGCTTATACTCCATATTCTTGATGGCATCCTTCCAGATTAGCAGTTCTTTTTCATGCTTGAGCCCTTCATTTGCCAGAAAGCCGCGTACATTGGTTCGCCTCCCTCCATATATATTTAATGGTGGCCTTATTAGCTTCTAACAGATATTTACAATCTTCAATAACTCAACAAGTACTTGCAAGTTTCTGCAAAAGATACTTATATTAACATAACAAAAGTTACATTACAAAGATCCTAGATTATTACTACATTGAGGGTCCATTTCTACTGAAATTTATCCTTTTAGAgtctaagtactgaagtacttcCTTTCAGCTTGAATGTGTTGCATTTTTGCTCGGTAATCTGCGACTTGGTTTCCTTCCCTGTATGGTCTGCCCTAGGGTTGTTCAGTCTAATCAGCATTGACCTGCAACAAAAAAGAATGTGTCAtctgaaattttaacttttatattaTCTTGAAGTTTTCGTATGTTTGTAGTTATGATGATTTAGCGATATACTTTGCGCTGCATACTGATGCATGAATAACTTTTTAATCACAGTAGGAGAATTCCTTGTCCACGTCCTGGACGTATTTGGTTGGAGCAAAGAGGTATCCAACGATCCCTTTATTGGCACATAGAAGCTCGTGTTGTGTTGGATCTCCAAGAATTCATTAACTCGGTAAGCATATGATATCTGTGTGTATAGTTACAGAATAAGCTCCTAATCAAATTTTATCATACAGTATCTTAACAGGCATAACGAAGATATACTCCAACTAATCTTATGTTTTACATTGCTCTTTTACAAATTTAGAACAATGTTCGCGAGCTTCATTTCTCTATGGTTGACGGTGACTTCAAGAAGTTTGAAGGCAAATGGTCTGTGAGAGTTGGAACGAGGTATGATCTTTACCTAATTTCCGTTTACATGTAAACGTAGCAGCTATTCCTTGGTTTCTTATGCCCCTAGTTTCATTTTCAGGTCTTCAACAGCTATACTAAGTTATGAAGTTAGTGTCATACCACGGTTCAACTTTCCTGCCATTTTCTTGGAGAGGATTATCAGGTCAGACCTTCCAGTAAATCTTCAAGCGTTGTCCTATAGAGCTGAAAACAGTTATCAAGGTAATCAGAGCGTTTATGTCACTCGAGCTGATACTAAAGAGGAACTTGGTTCTTACCTTATTTCCACTAAGAGCGATATTGATCATGCCATATCCCGAGAACATAAATCTTCCGGTGACAAGTTTGTCAAAGCGACTTTTGGTCCGTTGGCACCACCTACAAGTGATGTGAGTAATAGTTGGGGAATATATGGGAAAGCTTGCAGAATCGACAAGCCATGTGTAGTGGATGAAGTTCATCTCCGAAGATTTGATGGTCTACTGGTAACGAATAGATACTATGACTTACCTTTTCCTGTGATGCCGTAATATTTTGGTTGTCCCTTTGATAAACTGATTTTGGGTGAAGGAAAACGGAGGTGTTCATCGCTGTGTGGTTGCTAGTATTACGGTAAAAGCTCCAGTCCGTGAAGTATGGAATGTTTTGACTGCTTATGAAAGTCTTCCTGAGTAAGTGTTCTGGgctttcttctattttctatcgTAAAATATTGTTCAGGACGATGGCATTTCACTTAATGTATGATATCCGTCCTGAATTGTTGCAGGATAGTTCCAAATTTAGCAATCAGTAAGATCTTATCACGAGACAACAACAAAGTTCGCATTCTTCAGGTGTGTTGCGTTTGAGTTAAATGACAGAATTTGAATACTTACATTAACATCTTGTGCATTGCAACGAAATATGTTTCTCGGATACTAGGTGATGCTTCTACTTGTCGATTTTCAGGAAGGATGCAAGGGTCTTCTATACATGGTACTCCATGCACGTGTCGTTCTAGACTTATCTGAACATATAGAACAAGAAATTAGCTTCGAGCAGGTGGAAGGAGATTTCGATTCTTTTCAAGGAAAATGGATCTTAGAGCAATTAGGTAGTCATCATACTCTATTGAAGTACAGTGTGGAGTCAAAAATGCACAAGAATTCGTTTCTTTCCGAAGCAATTATGGAAGAGGTGTGTGTCCATGTCTACTCGTTGCATCCACTTaacattgaaaatttattttcctaCGTTCGTATGACAGGATTAGAGGAAACTTTTTCTGAAAATGCAGACTTTACCTCTATCTcagaggtagagagactgtttccgatagatcctcgGCTCTAATGTAGGTTATTCATTAAAATAACTTAATCGAAAGAGCATAGTGTAAGGAAAGGTCAAAGTCAGGTTATATTCTTTTTCGAGaaaagcatctagtaccctcttgtactatgaccaaatttgctacgacacactccaacttcatgtGGGTCCCTATTACCCTCCAGAACTAAATTTTAGCgaatttttgtcaacctttttagctgacgtggcggcaccttttgtcaacctttttaacTGACATGGCACCTTTGAGGTGGtccccattttatgtaataaaggtgccacatcagcacaaaaggtgacaaaaatatgctaaaattgagttcagggggtaatagggaccccgtgaagttggagtgtgtcgtagcaactttggctATAGTTCGGGggatactggatgcttatctcttcTTTTTCTATTAATGAAGCACAAATTAAAGTAATTGTGATGAAGAAATCAAAGTAAAGGAGCCAATTGTAAGATTGCAAACGAGAAGGGAGGTTATTGTTACGAAGCACAACTGGAGAGTAGGCGTCTGAAATGTGTCTATACTCTGTCATATTACTACATTGATTCTCCGATTTTCAGAAGTTCGTAACATTTTCAGGTTATATATGAGGACCTTCCCTCAAAC of the Capsicum annuum cultivar UCD-10X-F1 chromosome 11, UCD10Xv1.1, whole genome shotgun sequence genome contains:
- the LOC107848498 gene encoding uncharacterized protein LOC107848498, which encodes MHSIHFHFTITPKNYDNKNSAVRCTKAFAMHRVRGSIGPEWSVVRSLTLHFYKGWFPRLECVASGSIDNNFTGYSRTVSRNYYYKKGGGGDHTLREDGDGDGVVVGAMGIGVEKKVRCEVEVVSWRERKIKAEIFVNADVDSVWNALTDYERLADFVPNLVSSRRIPCPRPGRIWLEQRGIQRSLYWHIEARVVLDLQEFINSNNVRELHFSMVDGDFKKFEGKWSVRVGTRSSTAILSYEVSVIPRFNFPAIFLERIIRSDLPVNLQALSYRAENSYQGNQSVYVTRADTKEELGSYLISTKSDIDHAISREHKSSGDKFVKATFGPLAPPTSDVSNSWGIYGKACRIDKPCVVDEVHLRRFDGLLENGGVHRCVVASITVKAPVREVWNVLTAYESLPEIVPNLAISKILSRDNNKVRILQEGCKGLLYMVLHARVVLDLSEHIEQEISFEQVEGDFDSFQGKWILEQLGSHHTLLKYSVESKMHKNSFLSEAIMEEVIYEDLPSNLCAIRDYIEERETEKPIEKFKHDVFREASVSSSTKADSSVYYDRPVGQNSDGSSLHSPKQRPKVPGLQRDIEVLKSELLAFISEHGQEGFMPMRKQLRKHGRVDIEKAITRMGGFRRISSLMNLSLAYKHRKPKGYWDSLENLQEEISRFQKNWGMDPSYMPSRKSFERAGRYDIARALEKWGGLHEVSRLLSLKVRHPNRQASLAKEKKVDCETTSSKPFVAQDAKKWLMKLKDLDMNWVE